GATCCCAAGGGATGACAAATAGAAGCGCTCACCAtcacatacaaaaaacagtaaatttCACAATATAAACAATGTAATGACATAAATCCAAACTGatccaaatgaatgaaaaccaatCACCACCCAGCTTTCAATCTAACAGCTGTTGTAACGGTTGACGTTCCTCCTGAATCATAGAGAATCACTTTTGATGTACGTGTATCTGTTTGAAATACTCCCGTTCCTCTTTTGTCCCAATTCAGGCTGCTCACGTTCGGCAGTGCTGTGGAAGTCTCCGGGATTCTCCAGGAAAGTCCTCATGAGAAACAgcctctggagctgcaggcagaCTCCATCCGTGTTATCGGGGAGTGCGACCCTGTGGTGAGAACTGATGTGGCTCTCTTGCTTCTTTTGAATTAAACTATATTTCACTTGACCATCATGAGAAAATTTCCACCTTGTTGCTTCATCTTGTTTGTTAGGATTTTCCCTTTAAAGTCAAAAAGAGACACGGCCTTGAGTACATCCGTCAGTTTCCTCATCTCCGGTGCAGAACAAACGCCTTCAGCTCCTTATTGAGGATTCGAAGCGAGGCCACTTCAGCAATTCACTCTTACTTCAAGGTCAGAACATCAGTGGAAGACTTTCTAACCGTCATGCAGGAGaaagggtttttgttttttaatggctTTAAGGTTTTTCCTTTCAGGACAATGGCTTTGTTCAGATTCACACTCCGATCATCACCTCGAACGACTGTGAAGGAGCCGGGGAGCTCTTTCAGGTCGAGGTGAGAACAGTTTTTGTAAATTTCCAAAACGAAGGTGTCACTATGACAGTATTTTGAATTTAGTTAAATCCCGGTGTATTAATGTATCATATGTCATTAATCAAGATTCTCCTGTGAATAAAAACGCATTGTTTGAAATTCACATCCTTTCCCTAAACTACAGCCCGCAGGTGCAGATGAGCACTTTTTCTCCGTCCCAGCTTTCCTGACTGTGTCTGGACAGCTTCATCTGGAAGCCACGGCTGGGTGAGGAGACCTACATTCATGTTGTAATAACAAGCTCGGTCTGAGGACCGTTCAGCGATTTAacgtgaaaaaaacaaagattttgcTGGTTTTGGGCTCTGTTTGCTGTCatgactttgttgttttctgtgtttttgctgttgcagtgtgaacagaccttgttttcaaaacattgctgtgcAAAACATGAGGCCgtactgaaatgaaaacgcaaaaatgatgtgtttccactggacgCGTTGTCATCTAAATGGAGCTTTTATCTTTTAATAAGCTATTTAAACATGCTTGACTCTCCTGCTCTTCCAGGGCTTTTTCCAAAGTCTACACCTTCGGGCCAACTTTTCGCGCCGAGAACTCCCAGAGCCGACGCCACCTGGCTGAGTTTTACATGGTGGAGGCAGAGATCTCCTTCACACAGTCCATGGAAGACCTGACCAAGGTGAGCGTCGCCAAAGCTCCCAAAGCTCAACAGCAATGCAGCTCATCTCTGGACAATAGAGGGCTCCGTTACAGATTTCAGAACCAGCGGTTTGTCGTGTTTTTATAATGCTTTAACATAAAAATCTCCTCCTTACATGCCGTGAGATACAAACAGaaggattttttaaaatattttttcccaCGAAGGTGCATTTCATAACTCTGGGGTCACAATAAGATTGACTGAGAAGACAGCATTGCGTATGAACATTATAGTAGAAGTGATTTGATGCTGACACCTAATTTCTGTATCCTCAGGTTTCTTGTCCAGTGTGACTTTTGAAAGTTGCCCTTGTGCCGACTGGCCTGGGAAAGCTTTAATCATTAAACTTGTCCCGCTCTCCCAGGTCATGGAGGACATGTTCAGGTCTGCCACGGAGCATGTCTTGGCTCGCTGTGTGGAGGATGTGGATTTGTTTCACAGGCATGTGACTCCTGGACACAGGGTGAGTCTTCAAGTACATTTCTTGATCCTGGGTAAATAAACTGACCCCTCtgaactttcattttcttctgtctGCATGCACATAACCTCAGGAAACCGTAGATAGTATGCTGAAGAAAAGCTTCCCTGTGTAAGCTTCacattttccttctctttgaatttaaaaatgatgataaagttgaaggtttttctttcatttgtgcttctttcttctctcaggATAACCTACACTGAGGCAGTGGACATCCTGACCCGCAGCTCCGAGCAGTTCGCCTTCCCGTCGGATGTAAGCGACCAAAGCAAGCTTCATTTCTGACCAAATCTTCACATTCCACGTTGACCTTCGCCCTTCTTTTCTACAGTGGGGTTGCGACCTCAAGACGGAACATGAGAAGTATCTGGTGAAACATTGTGGAAACGTTCCCGTCTTTGTCACTGATTATCCGTATGATCTGAAGCCCTTTTACGcaagagacaaccaggacgGTCCCCGGCATACAGTAAGGCTCAGTCCCCACCGTCAGAACTGCAGAGTGAATCAATCATTTAGCCGCTCATTTCCTCCGCTGGCGATGCCAGTCGGGATATTGCAGTGATTTGCATATCAGAGCCGACTGTGGCTGGGGCTTGTGTGCAGGCAGCTGCAGTGGACCTCCTCGTGCCAGGAGTTGGAGAGCTCTGCGGGGGTTcgctgagggaggagaggctgagtgtGCTGAGGGCTCGGCTGGAACAGTAAGAATTCATAATCCGGGAGCTCTGGAGAGGCCGATGCCGATACATTCAGACTGCAGCCATCAAAATCTGCTCGGTCGCTTCAGGTTTTATGCGCCTTCTTTCATCGAGACGGTGTTATAGCGGCCTATTAAATTGCAGAGCAGGTTTCAATATGCATCACCCACAACCGTTCTGTGAAGTTATTCAGATTAACTGGAACATAGCACATATGTTATACTTTTATTAGTGCCATGAATTCATTTAATTGATCTCTGCAAAATAGGCCGTGATGGGAGAACATTGAATGGTTCTACATTGATTTAGATGAAACGCTACTTATCTGTGTGACTGTCAGTTATTCACAAAAAATCCCAGTATGAATTCATCCTGAAACCTTTGTAACATacacagaaaaaatatataatgaaAGTCAGCTTCCAAGCACAAACTGAACGTTACATTGATTTATTATTAACTGTGCCCAAAAGAATTAGTTTAAGATCTTGATTTTACATTTGAACAATTGCTTCTAAATTATTCTTCTATTCTGTTCCAGGCTCGGATTGGAAGATGCATATAGCTGGTAAGTAATATAAATATCTtctcattctgtgtgtgtttaaaacgTCCATATGTACTGAAATCATTGATTGATTGTTGATGACTCGGTGTGTTTGCAGGTATCTGGACTTGAGGCGTTTTGGCTCCGCCCCTCACGGCGGCTTCGGACTGGGATTCGAGCGATATCTGCAGTGTCTCCTCGGTGTGGACAACATCAAAGATGTGATTCCCTTCCCCAGATTCTCCCGCTCCTGCCTTCTATAAAACACAATTGCAGGCTATTGAACGTGTtcgttgaggttttttttctgtctgtcagagATCGAATAAATGTACTGTTGTTATATTTTCTTGGTCTtcaaatgttgatatttttaccTGTGATATAAAAACATATTCTGCAGAGCCAGCTCACTCATTTCAGCATAACAAAATCAAACCACTACATTGACTATTTTCCCCAACTTGTGCTTATCTTTTAGAGTGCAATCCAGAATCTGAAGGAAATTGTTTTAATGCtttgctccacacagaatagaAACATAGAATTGGTAGAAAAGAGAGTTAAATATCAAGACAGGATGTTAAAGAGGATGACAAtatttaaatctgaataaactgTCAAGCCCTCAGCTTTCCACAAGATGGTGCATTTTCCCATTACATCCATCTGAGGTGGGACGCTTCCTCCATCAATAACCTGCTAGTGCTGTACCCCTTGCAGTGCatacaacaaaaagaaaaaaaaaaacttattccTGTTTGCTTTAAGACGATTTGCAACAATATCTAAGGAGACAGGTGTCACGTGTTAATACATAACATGAAATGAACCTGTTTTGGTCATTAAGATCAAATTGAATTACATACTTGTTTTTGCCTGCAACTCCAGACCCGTTATGGATAAACTGGTTATATTCGGGGATGCTGGAGCCGTTTTGTGGCGCGCGCTTCTCCCATCCTGTCCATCCCATCGCGGcccatccctctctctcccccctcctccctccctccctccctccctctctctcttgcctCGGTGGGCGTGGTATGAGTTGGGAAAACAAATTGCAGACACCCGCTGAGACTTCCTCACCCTGCGTCAGTTCGAGTTTCCCCGCGGCTCCTCTCAGCTGGCCGTGCGTAATTTCCCCGTCATTGGAGTTTTGCGCGCAGGGTGCgtcgggcagcagcagcagcagcaccgggaGCGGCTGCTTCACGTCTCCGGCCGGCGCTACCCTGACTCTGGTCTCAGATGGGGGGATCGGACCGCTCCGGAGGGATCCAGACGCCGACAGCAGCACTGTGAGGAGGCTCCGGGAGCCGTCATGTACTGAGGCGACAGACGGGCAGTAGGAGCGCAAAAAGAAAGCAGCTGACAGCGGCAAACatgagcagcggcggcggagagaTCATCTTCCAGGGCTGGCTGAGGAAATCACCGCCGGAGAAGAAACTTAGGAGATATGTGAGTGGAACTACACTTAGTTTAAAAGTTTGACTGACTCACccagttttctttgtttttgttctgttggcGTTTATTTCTCACCTGCATCCTAAAGCGCTGTCAAAGTGTCCTGATGACAGGTGCACCCTACTTTCTCTGCACACTGTCCCACATACagctcatgttttgttttgttgtttctacTCTTCATCTTCTGAATGCGTCCTCACTGAGGTGTGTCATGCCTGGATGCAGCTGGCAGGTTAACCGTGCAGGGGCCACCCGTCGTGAGCTCCTGGGGAAGCCAGCCAGTTTAATAGTCGACAGCTGTCAAGAATTTGGACCAAAGACATATACAAACTGCCATTTCGGCCTTATCCAAGCATGGTGAGGTAATGTCTAATCAAGCACAGGGCAGTTTACATTTTAGCCTCTAATGTCACAACAATGGTGATGTCTGCCCAGTATTGGAGTATCTTTATTAACCAAAATAAGCCAAAGccgcctccagcctcctgctggGTGCtgggcaggaggtggaggatgaggatgagggggGTGCCTGCAAATCAGATAATAGGATTTATAGAGGCAGATAGAACCATGAGACAATCTCCTATAAATACAGCTGTCCACTGTTTATGTATGGTGTTGCATTACGAGGCCTCTCCACGCTGCTGCGAGCTGACTTTACCATGATGTCATCTCTCCGTTTCATCTGGAAATCCATCCTGGGATGTCTTCAGATGCATCCCCCCCTCTCTGCCCCATCTCCTCTCCTGTCGCTTCCTCATTGTCTTCCACTTAAAAGTTGGCTAATGTTTACACAGAGACCTCCATCCGCGGACGGTAtggaacagcagctgcaacaGTGCAGAGGAAAATACTTGCTTGGCTACAGCACTTTACAAacaacaggagagagagagagagagagagagagagagggaaaaaaatctcaCAAGGCGGGAGAGAGCTAACATAATGGCCTGCAGGCAAGAGAGCAGAGAACAGCCTCTCAGCCTTTCTCACCCTGCTCCTCACCCCTGAGAAATACCtataaacaaccacacacacacacacacacacacacacacacacacacacacacacacacacacacacacacacacacacacacattttcagttaGAAAACAGTATCATGAGATCGAGTGTGCAGAACAAGCAGACTTGTGAGTGTGgtaatctgtgttttctgaaattCCTTCCACTTAAAGTCAGACTATGGACAATCGCGGCTGTTTACTCACCAGTATTACTGTCATCTGACGTAGTTAGGTCGATGTAAAGAGTTTCTCACAAATGCttttttcatttactctcaAACATTCCAGCTCGgaggtgttttctgtttggtttcTGTTTGGTGCCATGGTGGTGAGCTTCCATTAGTCATTATATTGGACTGGATTGAGCCGAAAGAGGTGTCAGGAATGTGTTGTGCTTCAACAGTTTGTACTGTTGTGCCATTTACAGGTGATTATTTGCAACAATGAAAAGGAATTTTAATCCTTAGCAACACTTCCACGGTCAATATTCAACAGCTTTTCTATCACAAAGTCCAGATGAGGTCTGTGTTTGTTAATCAGTAGTTAGTTGGTGAAATGATTTGTCActgcattaaaaagaaaacatcctccTGTGACCCGACATGcactttgcttttttgtttttcggcCATTCCTGCTGAGTGCACATTGCAGTAAAGTgcaagaaaggagagaaaactgGTGCTTCCACTACAGGCCTGCCATGCAAATCGTATGCAAAGCAAAAAATAGTGGCAGTTAAAAGCATGAATGCAACTGGTTGCCGCTGACAGGTGACAACACGTTTGCACACACTAACAAGCAGGGCTAGTCCCGGTTAAATGCAGTCTAATTGTTTACAAATGGAATTAACTCTCAGCTGTGACTCACTTGTTCTACAATTGCTGCTTGCTGCACAAACAGATGAGTATAaaatttgcgtgtgtgtgtgtgcgccccccacccaccactcataaagtggaaaaaaaaaaacaacctctatCAAACATGTGACAGCAGCACTGCAGGCCTGTGTACTCCATTTTCACACGCACCGCATCTCCACAACACGGGAAAAACACCGTCTCGGAGCATGCTGAATGAATCACTCGGCCGGGAGTTTATCTCTTCTCGGGGGCTGATTAAGGTTTCCAGAGGTGGGCTGTGTTTTAAGGGGGAGGGGGCAGAGGAGTGGCCTGGGCTGCTTTTTTTGAACAATGTCCAAAAtaagcaggaggaacatgaaaaCAACTGACGAATGCAGGAATTGCTCACTGCCTTTCGGCATAACTCCGGTGGGGTTATTTTACTCATCAATCTGTGGTCAGACAATACACTTCATCGTGTCTGCTATTAAACCCCCCACAACTGTCTCATCTTCTATCAAATCAATATGCTCCCAATAAAAATAGAATTGCTGAATTCCCCCTCCCCCTTCTTGACTTGTGATGAAAATCTCCTCAAATGAcccatttttttccaaacacagaCGCCTCCCTTGTAACTTCAGCTGCTGACCTATACATAAGTCACCCTAATTAATCATGCATGCGTGAATTAATCCCGACATGCCCGGCATGCATCCTAAACGCGACGTGTCATACTGTAAATAACGCCGGCGCGGTTCTCAGGATGAAAAGGAACGGAGCTGCCGTTGACGGAAccctccctcctgccccgcTGCGCTGCGGCATGTGACATCTCAAACGTGTCTGTTCACATACAGAAAAGCGGTGCCACATTCCAGACAGATCATATCGGCGAGGTGATATCTGCCGCTTCTCCCGCTCGGGCTGCTCTCGGGGCGCCTCGCCCCTGGCGGACGGCACACggagagccagaggaagtggaGTCAGTGGGTTTTTGAAGGCGGCAGCCGGCTGTGTCGCGCTGTCAGCTGCCGGGTCCGCTGTTGTTTTGCAGTGGGGCTTTGGGAAGTCCTTGCCCTCAGAGGTCAACTCCAAACGCCTCCCAGTTCCTGCTTTGACAGACACCCGGCGTTCACACAGACATTTTCCTTGTTCCATTTCATCTGCAGAGACCTTCCCCCATATGCCACACAACTGGGGTGGCTTTATGTGACTCACTATCAGAGTCACGGCGCTCCGTCGTCATTAGGTTTGTTCATTTGCAAGTGTGATTCGCCACCGCCAGTGTTTCTACAACCAGCTTATCTGTTGATTCTTTAAGCTGGTAGTGCCTAATTATGGACGCACACCAATTACATGTTATGATTGGAAATTAATATATTGGGctcaactttttcaagtgaaaacaaaacttttgatGCGTTTTAGGGGttcatttacacgacaacggtggtCGGAGTCACTGGAAAcgcagctttctgaaaacactgaggcTCCGTCTCTGTGTCGCTGCTGGGAgcgctgctactgctactgcgcACCACAgttgtagtaaatagttcttctgcatgTAGGAAGACAAtaagaacagtgttttcctccagagcgtctTGAGTCCCAGACCAggttctcctggaacttggtagTTTAAGTTAAGAATCACCTGGAATCCAGCTTCatggtctgtctgtgtgttcatttttaatgctaTTAGAGTGTCATTCTCCATATGTCTGGTTTCATCACTTAAACATGACACACTTGaggtccaacatgaaaactccatatttttcagcatttccatgtggacatcgttttcagagcGTTGCCATGTGAACGCAAAACTTCCCTGAATTGAAAATGCTAAATCTTtgcatttttaattgaaacgTCTTGTAAACTCGGACCGAGTCCAAATTCACTTTGTAAAGTGATGCTGAACAGACATCacacaacttttggaaaaaagaaagataaaagatTAGGATTAAAAGTGCAGTGAGAGTTGGTGTCACCCTGTTCATGATCCATGTTGACATGTCAGATTTCTTCCACAAAGTTCCACTCTGTGCGCTTGTTGTTGTGATGCTACTGATGAATAAAAGCACTTTATTCCCGATTACTGTCAAACAAATTTTATTGGTCGAGTTCCCAAATCAGTCAGGAATGCTGGCGAACTTCAGAGAACAGCTGGATGTGTGTCAAACAGCACAAAGCATCATGGGGTTGGAGCGCTGCCTGAACCGAGTGATGATTTTGATATTTATGTTCACTTTATTCAGTATTAATGTGACAATCCGATCCCTCAGAAATAATTCAGTCACATTATAAGAAGAGTGACCATGTCCATCCTGCATCTCCcacagtttatttatttcacctgTAGCAGACACCAGATCCCCTCTGAATATTTCCTACAGACCTCCTCTGTAACAGAACTCCCATGGAAGGGAGTAAAACTAAACTCTAATAGTAGTATTGAAGTACATCATCTGCAGCCATCCAGATTTTATTAGCTGATCTtaaaataatccaaaggagATTCGATCCAAttcacttttctctttcagtttggGCCAGCAAAGAGGATGCTGTGAGTAATTTGCTGAGAGCAACCACTAACAGGGGAAATGACTTCATGTAAGTCTGcttaaaataatataaaaaagaGAAGAATCACACAACAACATggatcacaaacagctgctTTAGGCAACTTTTGTGACTCACTGGTTTTCACTTTCAGTCACTCTTCAGCTCTTGGTGTCATAAAGTTTTAAGGATTTCTTTGTATATTGAGTGATCTCTGTACTATATATCGCGtcatgtgtatatatatatttcgtGTCTATGCAATGGTTGCTTTGTCTGGCAATATCATATGATTGTTCCACTTCAGCATTAGCTCCTCGGATATTCTATGCATGAAAAGAAATCTGCTTTCTGCACTGGCGATTAGCTCCAAATGCTAAATCATATTCAGGAATCATGCTACCAGCTGGAGCTTACATATCATATGACTGTCATTAGATTGGCTCTCTGAAGCTAATGAGCCTCACAGCCGTGATACGAGTCCGTAGAAATGCCTTTTGGCGTCCACTCAgcagaaaaggaggaaataaaactGGGCATGAAGCACAAATTATAGCACCGCGAATAAAAACGGAGAGAATTTTAATACCCGTTCATAAATCTGGTGTTTGATTGCCATGTTTGAAGTGCGGATCTTTGTTTTGGCTGGAGATGGGGTGGcggggtgtatgtgtgtgtgagtgtgtatttgAAGGTGGTGTTAAGTGTGTCCGCTCGCAGAAACCTCAGGTGGTAACTTTTCTTCCTGGCAGCTCGTTGGAGCTTTGTGTGGAAGCACTATTTTTGAGTTGGGTCTCACGTCGGGGTCTTAAAGGTGCCTCctgcctgcaggaccagactaTTTTTAGAGCGATTGTCTGTGAGGCTATTTGTCTCACAGCTAAACCAAACACAGATTCACACTGGCCTCAGAACAGCCAAAACAAGAAGGGAGCTAGGTGAAAGTGTCGTTCTTGTTTTATTATGGCTATGTATCAGGGGTTATCAACTATAAGGCTCCTCAGTGAATGATATAGTGAAGTATGTAAGTCGTCATTATCAGTGATTCAACATGAGAGGAAACATATCTTCAAACAGCCAGTGGTATTTCTGTACATCTCATTTAGCACGTTAAGAcagattttccattttttaagGAAGTCACTAACACGTCATGAATTCCCACTGATCGTTTGGTCTCACTGAGGTCTTCAGCACATTTCATGTCCATGAACAGTTCCAGCTTATTCTGTATTGTATATTACACATTTCCgctttttcagtttctgtttaAAATCTTGTAGCACTATTTTTCTGTGCAACTATATTCTATATACATCTATATTATCTGTATCCAGTAAATATCTATATTCTCTGATTTCTTATTTTTAGTGTACTTTGAATGatatattttgtttatattcTCATTTTAGACACGGGGACATTTTGATTCCGTTGTATGTTCAGCAGAATTGACAACAGAGCTCTGACACATGATGACATGATTTTCTCATATAGTTCCATTTTTTTGTAGAATCTACCTCTTCCTCTCATAAGAGCTGACATCAGGCTTCACCTTGAAACTGATTTCAGATCTGAGCGGCGCTGTGTGGCGTTGATGTTGCTCCTCTATGATACTTCAACACTCCTGACGCCGGCTGTAGTTTCACATCTGACCTCAAGTTGTCCTCAGATTGTCTGTCTCATTATAGtaaccctgtgatggactgctgacctgtctTTGATGCACCCTGCCCATCACCCACTGCCGGCACGCCGCGACCTTTCTTGATAACGCAGTTAAGGAAGATAAATGAGTGGATGAAGGTCATGGAAAGTTTAATGTCATTTGCAACAATTTTAAAATGACGGAGTGCAGCAATTTAAGAATAACATTGTATTTGAAGATTAACAACAAAGCTATTCAGGTGGGTTACCAGTGACtatatgaaattaaaaacacaaaacaaaaaagtctttAACTGGATCCTAAATATTGGAGGACACTCCTCAACCATCTAACTTTACACCCATCCAGTCGTCTGTCCTGCTTCAGCACTTAAATAAGAAAAGACAATGAGCCTCAGACGGCTTTTGCATTGTGAATTATTTTGCACAGATCAGTTCCGTGCTTTGTAATCGTCTCTGTGAGATCAACCTTAGCGATGCACGTTATGTCCCCAGTCGGCGGGACGCGCCGTGAGCTTGGCCCCGCCCACACTTCCATATGCAAGAGAGCCGGCAGGCACACGTTTTTTAAAGAACAACAAAAGGAGTTTATTTCTTAAGGATGCGAGCAGGGTCAAAGTCCAATaacacatttttgcaaaaa
The sequence above is a segment of the Salarias fasciatus chromosome 14, fSalaFa1.1, whole genome shotgun sequence genome. Coding sequences within it:
- the nars2 gene encoding asparaginyl-tRNA synthetase — translated: MFQGVVKRLCFSPNSAVSLLCARHCCRKTHKKLRISEAFSSQLGANVTVQGWVRSARAQKVNVFLHVNDGSSLQSLQVVAGAELNDPLLTFGSAVEVSGILQESPHEKQPLELQADSIRVIGECDPVDFPFKVKKRHGLEYIRQFPHLRCRTNAFSSLLRIRSEATSAIHSYFKDNGFVQIHTPIITSNDCEGAGELFQVEPAGADEHFFSVPAFLTVSGQLHLEATAGAFSKVYTFGPTFRAENSQSRRHLAEFYMVEAEISFTQSMEDLTKVMEDMFRSATEHVLARCVEDVDLFHRHVTPGHRETVDSMLKKSFPVITYTEAVDILTRSSEQFAFPSDWGCDLKTEHEKYLVKHCGNVPVFVTDYPYDLKPFYARDNQDGPRHTAAAVDLLVPGVGELCGGSLREERLSVLRARLEQLGLEDAYSWYLDLRRFGSAPHGGFGLGFERYLQCLLGVDNIKDVIPFPRFSRSCLL